One genomic window of Cydia pomonella isolate Wapato2018A chromosome 6, ilCydPomo1, whole genome shotgun sequence includes the following:
- the LOC133519261 gene encoding uncharacterized protein LOC133519261, whose protein sequence is MVVHSNIRADVIILGCSLPGIVAAHKLKKTFGKSMDIVVLDMSTVHKNISKGNVAFQVDDDESDDDDDPEEPEPLSKFVDNIARDYLLRFSKEFGLPLPDSIANPNLVRSPLNKLFQYLDGSTVQCTTDYHGFDYLNVVERFELNQYQDLLDQNARDLFQPRRVNRDVERRNLLYFDKTTMESHLCGALLFSNSRAVMRMVVQLVCGASSYSVSVLFYLHQCYRTSSVRNHLDGSNTRFREKLFGYCRRHFSHKLQKSVADITVIAKPIQKIRSYSNEQVILETIKGETNYICNLLAMALRPDELLKIAVEEQFMSNREAAVVGAMLPGRVIKFRIQYERNFWQSQGYSGDILSMRGPIVWAMERPHLSSTGLDTNAGLVGVLIVRDGISNSKNAVLEQLTNLFGEEAAKPLVYKEKNISDIFIPRCGDYVALRNLTSSIKPNSVVEWGALDVFGDGDVAAALEAGHNAYLHLLRCLRPQATTFEDLELTTSPTILDEGPLTRSIPRFNYINTIKMVVCTTALIIGIKLIRSYMQK, encoded by the coding sequence ATGGTAGTTCACTCTAATATTAGGGCGGACGTGATCATACTAGGATGTAGTCTTCCTGGTATAGTTGCCGCTCATAAGCTGAAGAAGACTTTTGGAAAGTCGATGGATATCGTAGTCTTAGATATGTCGACAGTTCACAAGAATATCTCGAAAGGTAACGTAGCCTTTCAGGTAGATGATGACGAATCAGACGATGATGATGACCCCGAAGAACCCGAACCGCTGAGTAAATTTGTCGACAACATCGCAAGAGACTACCTACTCAGATTTTCCAAAGAATTCGGTCTACCCTTGCCCGATTCTATAGCCAATCCTAATTTAGTGAGATCACCGCTAAACAAACTCTTTCAATATCTTGACGGGAGCACGGTTCAGTGCACTACTGACTACCATGGCTTCGATTACCTGAATGTGGTAGAGAGGTTTGAGTTGAATCAATATCAAGACCTACTCGATCAGAATGCGAGAGACTTGTTTCAACCACGACGAGTCAACAGGGATGTGGAGCGAAGAAATCTATTGTATTTCGATAAAACTACGATGGAAAGTCATCTCTGTGGTGCTCTGTTGTTTTCGAATTCGAGAGCAGTGATGAGGATGGTGGTTCAACTAGTCTGTGGGGCCTCCTCGTACTCCGTGTCTGTCCTTTTTTACTTACACCAGTGCTACAGGACTTCAAGCGTGAGAAACCATTTAGACGGGTCTAATACGAGGTTTCGGGAAAAGCTATTCGGATACTGTAGGAGACATTTCTCCCATAAATTGCAAAAAAGCGTAGCAGACATTACAGTGATAGCGAAACCTATTCAAAAAATTCGGTCTTATTCCAATGAACAGGTAATTTTGGAAACCATTAAGGGAGAAACCAACTACATTTGCAATTTATTAGCAATGGCTCTGAGACCTGATGAGTTGCTGAAGATAGCGGTTGAGGAGCAATTTATGTCCAACAGAGAAGCTGCAGTTGTTGGTGCGATGCTACCTGGAAGAGTGATCAAATTCAGAATTCAATATGAACGGAACTTCTGGCAGAGTCAAGGATACAGCGGCGATATACTTAGTATGCGTGGTCCCATCGTTTGGGCTATGGAGCGTCCACATTTGTCAAGCACGGGTTTGGATACCAATGCAGGTTTAGTTGGGGTTCTGATAGTTAGAGACGGCATCAGCAATTCAAAGAATGCTGTGTTGGAACAGCTTACGAATTTATTTGGAGAAGAAGCCGCGAAACCCCTTGTTTACAAAGAGAAAAACATTTCTGATATTTTCATACCACGCTGCGGGGACTACGTGGCTCTACGCAATCTGACTTCCTCTATAAAACCTAACAGCGTAGTGGAGTGGGGGGCCCTGGATGTATTTGGGGATGGCGACGTGGCAGCTGCTTTAGAAGCAGGGCATAACGCCTACTTGCATCTCCTGAGGTGCTTGCGACCACAAGCGACGACATTTGAAGACTTGGAACTGACCACATCACCAACGATCCTCGATGAAGGACCTCTTACCCGCTCGATCCCGCGATTCAACTATATAAATACGATAAAGATGGTTGTATGCACCACAGCGCTGATCATAGGCATTAAGCTAATACGATCTTATATGCAGAAATGA